A genomic window from Streptomyces broussonetiae includes:
- a CDS encoding TetR/AcrR family transcriptional regulator, producing the protein MNDTPSPSHGTRSPFGETPPESGKAARRRGRPPRKESAGTRDRILTAAREEFSQRGYEKTSVRGIAKVAGVDSALVHHYFGTKEQVFEAAVSAAVAPALDAPVAIADGPLDGVGERLTRFFFGVWEDATTRTPLLAIVRSALNNDTAAAVLRRLIASQLLRRIAAQVDLPDPELRAELGAAQLVGVAMMRYVIRLEPLASADLEQIIARLAPVVQHHLTDR; encoded by the coding sequence ATGAACGACACCCCGTCCCCCTCCCACGGCACCCGCTCCCCCTTCGGCGAGACCCCGCCCGAGTCGGGGAAGGCCGCCCGCAGAAGGGGCAGACCCCCGCGCAAGGAGTCCGCCGGCACCCGCGACCGCATCCTGACCGCGGCCCGCGAGGAGTTCTCCCAGCGGGGCTACGAGAAGACGTCCGTCCGCGGCATCGCAAAGGTGGCCGGTGTCGACTCCGCCCTCGTCCACCACTACTTCGGGACCAAGGAACAGGTCTTCGAGGCGGCCGTCTCCGCGGCCGTCGCACCCGCGCTCGACGCGCCGGTCGCGATCGCCGACGGCCCGCTGGACGGGGTGGGGGAGCGGCTGACCCGCTTCTTCTTCGGCGTCTGGGAGGACGCCACGACCCGTACCCCGCTGCTGGCCATCGTCCGCTCCGCCCTGAACAACGACACCGCGGCCGCCGTGCTGCGCCGCCTGATCGCCTCCCAGCTGCTGCGCCGTATCGCCGCCCAGGTGGACCTGCCGGATCCGGAGCTGCGCGCCGAGCTGGGCGCCGCCCAGCTGGTGGGGGTGGCGATGATGCGCTACGTGATCAGGCTGGAGCCGCTGGCCTCGGCGGACCTGGAGCAGATCATCGCGCGCCTCGCCCCCGTCGTTCAGCACCACCTCACGGACAGGTGA
- a CDS encoding HhH-GPD family protein has product MTEKLHTPVIAWFDTHARDLPWRRPDAGPWGVMVSEFMLQQTPVNRVLPVYEEWLARWPRPADLAKEAPGEAVRAWGRLGYPRRALRLHGAAVAITERHGGDVPTDHAQLLALPGIGEYTAAAVASFAYGQRHAVLDTNVRRVFARAVTGVQYPPNATTAAERRLARELLPVDERTAARWAAASMELGALVCTAKNEGCVRCPIAAQCAWRLAGKPEHVGPPRRGQTYAGTDRQVRGKLLAVLREAHAPVPQAVLDRVWHEPVQRARALDGLVADGLVEPLPGGLYRLPLS; this is encoded by the coding sequence ATGACTGAGAAGCTCCACACCCCCGTGATCGCCTGGTTCGACACCCATGCCCGCGACCTCCCCTGGCGCCGCCCGGACGCGGGCCCGTGGGGCGTGATGGTCAGCGAGTTCATGCTCCAGCAGACCCCGGTCAACCGGGTGCTGCCGGTGTACGAGGAGTGGCTGGCCCGCTGGCCGCGCCCCGCCGACCTCGCGAAGGAGGCGCCGGGCGAGGCGGTACGCGCCTGGGGCCGGCTCGGCTATCCGCGCCGGGCGCTCAGGCTGCACGGCGCCGCGGTCGCCATAACGGAACGGCACGGCGGGGACGTGCCGACGGACCACGCGCAGCTGCTGGCGCTGCCCGGGATCGGCGAGTACACGGCCGCCGCGGTGGCCTCGTTCGCGTACGGGCAGCGGCATGCGGTGCTGGACACCAATGTGCGCCGGGTCTTCGCGCGGGCGGTGACAGGGGTGCAGTACCCGCCGAACGCGACCACGGCCGCCGAGCGCAGGCTCGCCCGGGAACTGCTGCCCGTGGACGAGCGGACCGCCGCGCGCTGGGCCGCCGCCTCCATGGAGCTGGGCGCGCTGGTGTGCACGGCGAAGAACGAGGGGTGCGTACGGTGCCCGATCGCCGCGCAGTGCGCCTGGCGGCTGGCCGGCAAGCCGGAGCACGTCGGACCGCCGCGCCGCGGGCAGACGTACGCCGGGACCGACCGCCAGGTGCGCGGCAAGCTGCTGGCCGTGCTCCGGGAGGCGCACGCGCCGGTGCCGCAGGCGGTGCTGGACCGGGTCTGGCACGAGCCGGTGCAGCGCGCCCGCGCGCTCGACGGTCTGGTCGCGGACGGTCTGGTGGAGCCGCTGCCGGGCGGCCTGTATCGGCTGCCGCTGAGCTGA
- a CDS encoding Ppx/GppA phosphatase family protein: protein MRLGVLDVGSNTVHLLVVDAHPGARPLPAHSHKTDLRLAQLLDDGGSIGDDGIHKLVAVVQDALQAAEDKGVEDLLPFATSAVREARNADDVLARVEAETGVRLQVLTGAEEARLTFLAVRRWFGWSAGKLLVLDIGGGSLEIAYGMDEEPDAAVSLPLGAGRLTAGWLPGDPPAPEDVRALRRHVRTEIARTVGEFSRIGAPDHVVATSKTFKQLARIAGAARSAEGLYVQRELKRESLEAWVPRLASMSADQRAELPGVSQGRSGQLLAGALVAEAAMDLFGIESLEVCPWALREGVILRRLDHMGSA, encoded by the coding sequence ATGAGACTCGGTGTCCTGGACGTGGGTTCGAACACGGTGCATCTGCTGGTGGTGGACGCTCACCCCGGCGCGCGCCCGTTGCCCGCGCATTCGCACAAGACCGACCTTAGGCTTGCCCAACTCCTCGACGACGGCGGTTCCATCGGTGACGACGGCATCCACAAGCTGGTCGCCGTCGTACAGGACGCGCTCCAGGCCGCCGAGGACAAGGGCGTCGAGGACCTGCTGCCGTTCGCGACCTCCGCGGTGCGCGAGGCCCGCAACGCCGACGACGTCCTCGCGCGCGTGGAGGCCGAGACCGGCGTACGGCTCCAGGTGCTCACCGGCGCCGAGGAGGCCCGTCTCACCTTTCTCGCCGTTCGCCGCTGGTTCGGCTGGTCCGCCGGAAAGCTGCTGGTCCTGGACATCGGCGGCGGCTCCCTGGAGATCGCCTACGGCATGGACGAGGAACCGGACGCCGCGGTCTCCCTGCCGCTCGGCGCCGGCCGGCTCACCGCGGGCTGGCTGCCCGGCGACCCGCCCGCCCCCGAGGACGTCCGGGCGCTGCGCCGCCATGTGCGGACGGAGATCGCCCGCACGGTCGGCGAATTCAGCCGCATCGGAGCCCCCGACCACGTCGTCGCCACGTCCAAGACCTTCAAACAGCTCGCCCGTATCGCCGGCGCCGCCCGCAGCGCCGAGGGCCTCTATGTCCAGCGTGAACTCAAGCGCGAGTCCCTCGAGGCCTGGGTCCCCCGTCTGGCCTCCATGAGCGCGGACCAGCGCGCCGAACTCCCCGGCGTCTCGCAGGGCCGCTCCGGGCAGCTCCTCGCGGGCGCCCTGGTGGCCGAGGCCGCGATGGATCTCTTCGGCATCGAGAGCCTGGAGGTCTGCCCGTGGGCGCTGCGTGAGGGCGTGATCCTGCGGCGCCTCGACCACATGGGATCCGCGTAG
- a CDS encoding SigE family RNA polymerase sigma factor, whose product MAQGEVLEFEEYVRSRQDALLRSARRLVPDPVDAQDLLQTALVRTYGRWEGIADKRLADAYLRRVMINTRTEWWRARKLEEVPTEQLPDASVDDSTEQHADRALLMDVMKVLAPKQRSVVVLRHWEQMSTEETAAALGMSAGTVKSTLHRALARLREELEARDLDARALEREERERCAA is encoded by the coding sequence ATGGCGCAGGGAGAGGTGCTCGAATTCGAGGAGTACGTCCGCTCCCGGCAGGACGCGCTGCTGCGCAGCGCCCGCCGGCTGGTCCCGGACCCGGTCGACGCCCAGGACCTGCTGCAGACCGCGCTGGTGCGGACGTACGGCCGCTGGGAGGGCATCGCCGACAAGCGGCTGGCCGACGCCTATCTGCGCCGCGTCATGATCAACACGCGGACCGAGTGGTGGCGGGCCCGCAAGCTGGAGGAGGTCCCGACCGAGCAGCTGCCGGACGCGTCCGTGGACGACTCCACCGAGCAGCACGCCGACCGGGCTCTGCTGATGGACGTCATGAAGGTACTCGCGCCGAAGCAGCGCAGTGTTGTAGTACTGCGACACTGGGAGCAGATGTCCACGGAGGAGACGGCCGCCGCCCTCGGCATGTCGGCCGGTACGGTCAAGAGCACGCTGCACCGGGCGCTCGCCCGGCTCCGCGAGGAGCTGGAGGCCCGCGATCTGGACGCACGCGCGCTGGAGCGTGAGGAGCGGGAGCGTTGCGCGGCCTGA
- the radA gene encoding DNA repair protein RadA encodes MAARTKTTKDRPSYRCTECGWQTAKWLGRCPECQAWGTVEEYGAPAVRTTAPGRVTTSAVPIGQVDGRQATARTTGVPELDRVLGGGLVPGAVVLLAGEPGVGKSTLLLDVAAKSASAEHRTLYVTGEESASQVRLRADRIGALHDELYLAAETDLAAILGHLDEVKPSLLILDSVQTVASPQIEGAPGGMAQVREVAGALIRASKERGMSTLLVGHVTKDGAIAGPRLLEHLVDVVLHFEGDRHARLRLVRGVKNRYGATDEVGCFELHDEGITGLADPSGLFLTRRDEPVPGTCLTVTLEGRRPLVAEVQALTVDSQIPSPRRTTSGLETSRVSMMLAVLEQRGRISALGKRDIYSATVGGVKLSEPAADLAVALALASAASDTPLPKNLVAIGEVGLAGEVRRVTGVQRRLAEAHRLGFTHALVPTDPGKVPPGMKVLEVADMGDALRVLPRPRRREAPREAEDRR; translated from the coding sequence ATGGCTGCCCGTACGAAGACCACCAAGGACCGCCCGTCCTACCGCTGCACCGAGTGCGGCTGGCAGACGGCCAAGTGGCTCGGCCGCTGCCCCGAATGCCAGGCCTGGGGCACGGTCGAGGAGTACGGCGCACCCGCGGTCCGTACGACGGCGCCGGGCCGCGTCACCACCTCCGCGGTGCCCATCGGCCAGGTCGACGGCCGGCAGGCCACCGCCCGCACGACCGGCGTGCCCGAGCTGGACCGGGTGCTCGGCGGCGGTCTCGTGCCCGGCGCGGTCGTGCTCCTCGCGGGCGAGCCCGGCGTCGGCAAGTCCACCCTGCTGCTGGACGTGGCCGCCAAGTCCGCGAGCGCCGAGCACCGCACCCTCTATGTCACCGGCGAGGAGTCGGCGAGCCAGGTGCGGCTGCGCGCGGACCGCATCGGCGCCCTGCACGACGAGCTGTATCTGGCCGCCGAGACCGATCTGGCCGCCATTCTCGGCCACTTGGACGAGGTCAAGCCGTCGCTGCTGATCCTGGACTCGGTGCAGACGGTCGCCTCCCCTCAGATCGAGGGCGCACCCGGCGGCATGGCCCAGGTGCGGGAGGTCGCGGGCGCCCTCATCCGCGCCTCCAAGGAGCGCGGCATGTCCACGCTCCTGGTGGGCCATGTCACGAAGGACGGCGCGATCGCGGGGCCCCGTCTCCTGGAGCACCTGGTGGACGTCGTCCTGCACTTCGAGGGCGACCGGCACGCGCGCCTGCGCCTGGTGCGCGGGGTGAAGAACCGCTACGGCGCCACGGACGAGGTCGGCTGCTTCGAACTGCACGACGAGGGCATCACGGGCCTGGCCGACCCCAGCGGACTTTTCCTGACACGACGGGACGAACCGGTCCCCGGCACCTGCCTGACCGTCACCCTGGAGGGCCGCCGCCCGCTGGTGGCCGAGGTGCAGGCACTGACCGTCGACTCCCAGATCCCCTCCCCGCGCCGGACGACCTCGGGCCTGGAGACCTCCCGGGTGTCGATGATGCTCGCGGTGCTGGAGCAGCGCGGCCGGATCAGCGCGCTCGGCAAGCGGGACATCTACTCGGCGACGGTGGGCGGGGTGAAGCTGTCGGAGCCGGCCGCGGACCTCGCGGTCGCGCTGGCGCTCGCCTCCGCCGCCAGCGACACCCCGCTGCCGAAGAACCTGGTGGCCATCGGCGAGGTGGGCCTCGCGGGCGAGGTCAGACGGGTCACGGGCGTGCAGCGACGGCTCGCCGAGGCGCACCGGCTGGGCTTCACGCACGCGCTCGTGCCCACCGATCCGGGCAAGGTGCCGCCCGGCATGAAGGTCCTGGAAGTGGCCGACATGGGGGACGCGCTGCGGGTGCTGCCGCGCCCGCGTCGCCGAGAGGCCCCGCGGGAGGCGGAGGACCGCCGGTAG
- the ilvD gene encoding dihydroxy-acid dehydratase — translation MPELRSRTVTHGRNMAGARALMRASGVPGADIGRKPIIAVANSFTEFVPGHTHLQPVGRIVSEAITEAGGIPREFNTIAVDDGIAMGHGGMLYSLPSRDLIADSVEYMVEAHCADALVCISNCDKITPGMLLAALRLNIPTVFVSGGPMESGRATLVDGTVRTLDLVDAISDAVNEKISDEDILRIEENACPTCGSCSGMFTANSMNCLTEAIGLSLPGNGSVLATHTARKQLYVDAARTVMDLTRRYYEQDDDSALPLNIATFQAFENAMALDIAMGGSTNTILHLLAAAQEAGVPFGLEQIDAVSRRVPCLAKVAPNVAKNRTYYMEDVHRAGGIPALLGELHRAGLLNEDVHAVHSPSLGDWLKTWDVRGGSPSPEAVELWHAAPGCVRSAEAFSQSERWEALDEDAEGGCIRSAEHAYSKDGGLAVLKGNLAVDGCVVKTAGVDESIWTFEGPAVVCESQEEAVQRILTHEVKDGDVVVIRYEGPKGGPGMQEMLYPTSYLKGRGLGKTCALITDGRFSGGTSGLSIGHASPEAASGGTIALVQDGDRIRIDIPNRTIELLVDEAELARREQALNGAYAPRNRDRKVSAALRAYAAMATSADKGAVRDVTKLG, via the coding sequence ATGCCCGAGCTGAGGTCCCGCACAGTCACCCACGGCCGCAACATGGCGGGCGCCCGCGCCCTGATGCGCGCTTCCGGTGTACCCGGTGCGGACATCGGCCGGAAGCCGATCATCGCGGTCGCGAACTCCTTCACCGAGTTCGTGCCCGGCCACACCCATCTGCAGCCGGTCGGCCGGATCGTCAGCGAGGCGATCACGGAGGCGGGCGGCATCCCGCGCGAGTTCAACACGATCGCCGTGGACGACGGCATCGCCATGGGCCACGGCGGCATGCTCTACTCCCTGCCCTCCCGCGACCTGATCGCGGACTCGGTGGAGTACATGGTCGAGGCCCACTGCGCCGACGCCCTGGTCTGCATCTCCAACTGCGACAAGATCACCCCGGGCATGCTGCTTGCGGCCCTGCGCCTGAACATCCCGACGGTGTTCGTCTCCGGCGGCCCGATGGAGTCCGGCCGGGCCACGCTGGTCGACGGCACGGTCCGCACCCTCGACCTGGTCGACGCGATCTCCGACGCCGTGAACGAGAAGATCTCGGACGAGGACATCCTCCGGATCGAGGAGAACGCCTGCCCGACCTGCGGCAGCTGTTCCGGCATGTTCACCGCCAACTCGATGAACTGCCTGACCGAGGCCATCGGCCTGTCCCTGCCCGGCAACGGCTCGGTCCTGGCCACCCACACCGCACGCAAGCAGCTCTACGTCGACGCGGCCCGCACGGTCATGGACCTCACCCGCCGCTACTACGAGCAGGACGACGACTCGGCCCTGCCGCTCAACATCGCGACCTTCCAGGCCTTCGAGAACGCCATGGCTCTGGACATCGCGATGGGCGGCTCCACCAACACGATCCTGCACCTGCTGGCCGCTGCCCAGGAGGCGGGTGTGCCCTTCGGCCTGGAGCAGATCGACGCCGTCTCGCGCCGGGTGCCGTGCCTGGCGAAGGTGGCCCCCAACGTCGCGAAGAACCGCACGTACTACATGGAGGACGTGCACCGCGCCGGCGGCATCCCGGCCCTGCTCGGCGAACTGCACCGCGCGGGCCTGCTCAACGAGGACGTGCACGCGGTCCACAGCCCGTCCCTCGGCGACTGGCTCAAGACCTGGGACGTCCGCGGCGGCTCCCCGTCCCCCGAGGCGGTCGAGCTGTGGCACGCGGCCCCCGGCTGCGTCCGCTCCGCCGAGGCCTTCTCCCAGTCCGAGCGCTGGGAGGCCCTGGACGAGGACGCCGAGGGCGGCTGCATCCGCTCCGCCGAGCACGCGTACTCCAAGGACGGCGGCCTCGCGGTCCTCAAGGGCAACCTGGCGGTCGACGGCTGCGTGGTGAAGACGGCCGGCGTGGACGAGTCGATCTGGACCTTCGAGGGCCCGGCGGTCGTCTGCGAGTCCCAGGAGGAGGCCGTCCAGCGGATCCTCACCCACGAGGTCAAGGACGGCGACGTCGTCGTCATCCGCTACGAGGGCCCCAAGGGCGGCCCCGGCATGCAGGAGATGCTGTACCCGACCTCGTATCTCAAGGGCCGGGGCCTGGGCAAGACCTGCGCCCTGATCACCGACGGCCGCTTCTCCGGCGGGACCTCGGGCCTGTCGATCGGCCATGCCTCGCCCGAGGCGGCCTCCGGCGGCACCATCGCCCTGGTCCAGGACGGCGACCGCATCCGCATCGACATCCCGAACCGCACGATCGAGCTGCTGGTCGACGAGGCCGAACTGGCTCGCCGCGAGCAGGCCCTGAACGGCGCCTACGCCCCCAGGAACCGCGACCGCAAGGTCTCGGCCGCCCTGCGTGCCTACGCCGCGATGGCCACCAGTGCCGACAAGGGCGCGGTCCGCGACGTGACCAAGCTGGGCTGA
- a CDS encoding BACON domain-containing protein: protein MSSSPETTTRTTGAHRAHREARAAREARDAREVRDRAAARTLAHRPPARYEPYLDGLFTYCLSVLCDHDAATVALGDVLALAERRAHRVPEAADRRAWLYALARWACLRGLAEAKQKRQATHAVGRPGAARQAPDPPVSSEIQERRRRELALLAWPEAAGTTPEQREALELAVRHHLAVHEVAAVLGMTPGTARDLLASAACEVERTRAALAVVQTGGCPGVAHLTGDSGLVLSAALRRELVRHVDDCPRCRRTAERADPARWPGATVTPAELPVLEAPRAALHVAPAQRPRARGAAVPRFDRRGFPVDPKDRAARRDRLRARAVTTTVVATVVAAPVLALWAAYRGAPTADGEGRSPTAREAQGPDALGTDQGGGYENAGNASAKPGPSAGKGAGTDVSVQVVSVDGAGAKGAGRLDVGAANDGDTTLITLTDAGSAPVRWSASTAAGWLYLSQSSGTLEPGGTATIRVYVDHLREPSGHWRAQVAISPAGTVVTIDGYGTAPTRPTHPTPPQSSPDPDPTPSGTPPTDPPSSPPPSSPDPSPTPTAPSPPDSPAPTPPPSGSGTPSPSGS, encoded by the coding sequence ATGAGCAGCAGTCCGGAGACCACGACCCGCACCACCGGCGCGCACAGAGCGCACCGCGAGGCGCGCGCAGCACGAGAGGCGCGAGATGCGCGGGAGGTGCGCGACCGCGCCGCCGCGCGCACCCTCGCCCACCGGCCGCCGGCACGTTACGAGCCGTACCTGGACGGCCTGTTCACCTATTGCCTGTCCGTGCTGTGCGACCACGACGCGGCCACCGTCGCCCTCGGCGACGTCCTCGCCCTGGCCGAGCGGCGCGCGCACCGCGTCCCGGAGGCCGCCGACCGCAGGGCCTGGCTGTACGCGCTGGCCCGATGGGCGTGTCTGCGCGGGCTGGCCGAGGCCAAGCAGAAACGTCAGGCCACACATGCGGTCGGCCGGCCCGGGGCCGCGAGGCAGGCTCCCGATCCGCCCGTCTCCTCGGAGATCCAGGAGCGCCGCCGCCGCGAACTCGCCCTGCTGGCCTGGCCGGAGGCGGCCGGTACGACCCCCGAGCAGCGTGAGGCACTGGAGCTGGCCGTCCGCCACCACCTCGCCGTGCACGAGGTCGCCGCCGTTCTCGGCATGACGCCCGGCACCGCACGCGACCTGCTCGCCTCCGCCGCCTGCGAGGTCGAGCGCACCCGTGCCGCCCTCGCCGTCGTCCAGACCGGCGGCTGTCCGGGCGTGGCTCACCTCACCGGTGACAGCGGGCTGGTCCTCAGCGCGGCCCTGCGCCGCGAACTGGTCCGGCACGTGGACGACTGCCCGCGCTGCCGCCGCACCGCCGAGCGCGCCGACCCCGCCCGCTGGCCCGGCGCCACGGTCACCCCTGCCGAGCTGCCCGTCCTGGAGGCGCCCCGCGCGGCACTGCACGTCGCCCCGGCACAGCGCCCACGCGCGCGTGGTGCGGCCGTACCCCGCTTCGACCGGCGCGGCTTCCCGGTGGACCCCAAGGACCGCGCGGCCCGCCGTGACCGCCTACGCGCGCGTGCGGTGACGACGACGGTCGTCGCCACGGTCGTGGCCGCACCCGTCCTGGCCCTGTGGGCCGCCTACCGGGGCGCCCCGACCGCCGACGGGGAAGGCCGCTCGCCCACCGCGCGCGAGGCACAGGGCCCCGACGCCCTCGGCACCGATCAGGGCGGCGGCTACGAGAACGCGGGGAACGCGAGCGCGAAGCCCGGCCCGAGTGCCGGCAAGGGTGCCGGGACGGACGTCTCCGTACAGGTCGTCAGCGTCGACGGAGCAGGCGCGAAGGGCGCGGGGCGGCTCGACGTCGGGGCCGCGAACGACGGCGACACCACGCTGATCACCCTCACGGACGCGGGCTCCGCCCCGGTGCGCTGGTCCGCGTCCACGGCGGCGGGCTGGCTCTACCTCAGCCAGTCCTCCGGAACCCTCGAACCGGGCGGGACGGCGACGATCAGGGTGTACGTCGACCACCTCCGCGAGCCATCCGGCCACTGGCGGGCGCAGGTGGCGATCTCCCCGGCCGGCACGGTGGTCACGATCGACGGCTACGGCACGGCCCCGACCCGCCCGACGCATCCCACGCCCCCGCAGTCCTCCCCCGATCCGGATCCGACCCCCTCCGGCACTCCTCCCACCGACCCCCCTTCGAGCCCGCCGCCGTCTTCGCCCGACCCGAGCCCGACACCCACGGCCCCCTCACCGCCGGACTCCCCGGCACCGACCCCGCCGCCCTCGGGGAGCGGGACACCGAGTCCTTCGGGGAGCTAG
- a CDS encoding sugar phosphate isomerase/epimerase family protein, whose amino-acid sequence MAEPRDVPVALSTASVYPESTATAFEIAARLGYDGVEIMVWTDPVSQDIEALRRLSDYHGVPVLAVHAPCLLITQRVWSTDPWVKLQRARAAAEKLGASTVVVHPPFRWQRQYARDFVDGIWRMADETDVRFAVENMYPWRYRDREMLAYAPDWDVTQHDYRHFTIDLSHTATARTDALEMIDRMGDRLGHVHLADGKGSAKDEHLVPGRGTQPCAELLEHLTLSGFDGHVVIEVNTRRAMSSAEREADLAEALAFTRKHLASAVRVPRR is encoded by the coding sequence GTGGCCGAACCAAGGGACGTTCCCGTCGCGCTGTCGACAGCCTCCGTCTACCCGGAGTCCACGGCGACGGCCTTCGAGATCGCCGCGCGCCTCGGGTACGACGGCGTCGAGATCATGGTCTGGACCGACCCGGTCAGCCAGGACATCGAGGCGCTGCGCCGCCTGTCGGACTACCACGGCGTGCCGGTCCTGGCCGTCCACGCCCCCTGCCTGCTGATCACCCAGCGGGTCTGGTCGACCGACCCCTGGGTCAAGCTGCAGCGGGCCCGGGCGGCCGCCGAGAAGCTGGGCGCCTCCACCGTCGTCGTACACCCGCCGTTCCGCTGGCAGCGCCAGTACGCGCGCGACTTCGTCGACGGGATCTGGCGGATGGCGGACGAGACGGACGTACGGTTCGCCGTCGAGAACATGTACCCCTGGCGCTACCGCGACCGCGAGATGCTCGCGTACGCCCCCGACTGGGACGTCACCCAGCACGACTACCGGCACTTCACGATCGACCTCAGCCACACGGCGACGGCCCGCACCGACGCCCTGGAGATGATCGACCGCATGGGCGACCGGCTCGGGCACGTCCACCTCGCCGACGGCAAGGGCTCCGCCAAGGACGAGCACCTGGTGCCCGGTCGCGGCACCCAGCCCTGCGCCGAGCTGCTGGAACACCTGACCCTCTCCGGCTTCGACGGTCACGTCGTGATCGAGGTCAACACCCGGCGGGCGATGTCCAGCGCCGAGCGCGAGGCCGACCTCGCCGAGGCCCTGGCCTTCACCCGCAAACATCTGGCCTCGGCGGTACGGGTGCCACGGCGATGA
- the disA gene encoding DNA integrity scanning diadenylate cyclase DisA: MAANDRAAAPGKSGGSAGSDRLMRASLSAVAPGTALRDGLERVLRGNTGGLIVLGSDKTVEAMCTGGFVLDVEFTATRLRELCKLDGGIVLSSDLSKILRAGVQFVPDATIPTEETGTRHRTADRVSKQVGFPVVSVSQSMRLIALYVDGQRRVLEDSAAILSRANQALATLERYKLRLDEVAGTLSALEIEDLVTVRDVSAVAQRLEMVRRIATEIAEYVVELGTDGRLLALQLEELIAGVEPDRELVVRDYVPEPTAKRSRTVEEALSELDALTHAELLELGTVARALGYTGSPETLDSAVSPRGFRLLAKVPRLPGAIIDRLVEHFGGLQKLLAASVDDLQTVDGVGEARARSVREGLSRLAESSILERYV; this comes from the coding sequence GTGGCAGCCAACGACCGGGCGGCAGCTCCCGGAAAGTCCGGTGGGAGTGCCGGTTCCGATCGCCTGATGCGCGCCTCGCTGAGCGCCGTGGCTCCCGGTACGGCGCTGCGCGACGGCCTCGAGCGCGTGCTGCGCGGCAACACCGGCGGGCTGATCGTCCTCGGCTCGGACAAGACGGTCGAGGCGATGTGCACGGGCGGTTTCGTGCTGGACGTGGAGTTCACCGCGACCCGGCTGCGGGAGCTGTGCAAGCTCGACGGCGGCATCGTGCTGTCGTCGGACCTGTCGAAGATCCTGCGGGCGGGTGTGCAGTTCGTGCCGGACGCGACGATCCCGACGGAGGAGACGGGCACCCGGCACCGTACGGCGGACCGGGTCAGTAAGCAGGTCGGCTTCCCCGTCGTCTCGGTCTCCCAGTCGATGCGCCTGATCGCCCTGTACGTGGACGGTCAGCGCCGCGTCCTGGAGGACTCGGCGGCGATCCTGTCCCGCGCGAACCAGGCGCTGGCCACCCTGGAGCGGTACAAGCTCCGCCTGGACGAGGTCGCGGGCACCCTGTCGGCGCTGGAGATCGAGGACCTGGTGACGGTCAGGGACGTCTCCGCCGTCGCCCAGCGGCTGGAGATGGTCCGGCGCATCGCCACCGAAATCGCCGAATACGTGGTCGAACTGGGCACGGACGGGCGTCTTCTCGCGCTCCAGCTGGAGGAGTTGATCGCCGGGGTCGAGCCCGACCGCGAGCTGGTCGTACGGGACTACGTCCCCGAGCCGACGGCGAAACGGTCCCGTACGGTCGAGGAGGCGCTGTCCGAGCTGGACGCGCTGACCCACGCGGAGCTGCTCGAACTCGGCACGGTGGCGCGTGCGCTGGGCTACACCGGATCTCCCGAGACCCTGGACTCCGCGGTGTCCCCGCGCGGCTTCCGGCTGCTGGCGAAGGTTCCGCGGCTGCCGGGCGCGATCATCGACCGGCTCGTGGAGCACTTCGGCGGCCTGCAGAAGCTGCTCGCCGCGAGTGTCGACGACCTTCAGACCGTGGACGGCGTGGGCGAGGCCCGGGCGCGGAGCGTGCGGGAGGGCCTGTCGCGGCTGGCGGAGTCCTCGATTCTCGAGCGGTACGTCTGA